Part of the Drosophila kikkawai strain 14028-0561.14 chromosome 3L, DkikHiC1v2, whole genome shotgun sequence genome is shown below.
tcaaaaggaaaacaaaaaaataaaaaccgagAAAAAAGACTTGCGACTAATTGCCTCtgctcatttatttttaaatttgtttttgttttggttttgacCCAGCAGCTAATATTTGTCAAACGTTCATTTTTGTTAAAGCCGAATGACAAGgcatttttaaaggaaattatTGTATAGATAAATTTATAACCATAAAATCCTCACAAATAGtgtttttaatgaataaaaatgATGCACTCCTGTTTACACTcataatgaaaatgaaatttatgatATAGACGTGTTTACTGGGCGCCAAAACCTAATCCCAAAGCAAACTGAAAATGAGTAGGGAAAATATTTCGAGATTGTTTTTTTGGTTGTTATGgtataacatttattttttcgcaTACACAGTATTCCGTTGCTCTTTTAGTATAAAAAGTAGTACAAAAAGTTCTATTTCTACTTGTGTTTGGCATTGTCAAACTGAAGTACGTGGATTTGTTTGCTCCCGTggggaaaatgcaaataaaaagtgaaacaaGTGTGCAAATATGGGGAGCAAACAAACGTGCAtgtgtatgtgtttgtgtATGTGGTGTGTGTATGAGTGTCCGTCGTCCAACAGGTGTGCgcgtgtgtgcttgtgtgttgTGGGAGGTGGTGGCTTGTGGGTGGCAGACGCAGTGCGTTTATTTACTCGCCGGTCATCATCTCCATGAATTctgtaaattaaacaaaacgaCAGACATTAAACCGATGCCAGAAGCCCAAAGCAACCGCTGTAtgcatatttataaataaatattccataAACACGAAGCAAGAGAAATGTTTTCATATGGAAAATGCCGATGCCCGATGCCGAAGCCTCAGAATGAAAATGCGTGGAAAACGAATCGAGTGTGGGCCTGTGTCGCAGACTAAAAATAGCCACCGATATGCTCCATGAGAGCACTGATCAAGTTGTCATAATCGAGCGATTTCAGTATCCCAAGATCACCAGATTTATGATCACTATACGCATGGCGTGGGCGGCATAGCAAGCCACTAGaatgaatgaaaataaaatactatatCGAAAGACTCACCATCGAAATCCACTGTACCGGAACCATCAGAATCGATCTCCTCGATCATGATGTCCAGCTCCTGCTCGGTCAGCTGGTCGTCCAGCTCCTTCAGGATCTCCTTGAGGCAGGTGGTGGGAATGAAACCATTGCCCTGTTTGTCGTACAGACGGAAAGCCTCGCGTAGCTCCTTCTGCATGGCCTCGGCGTCCTCCTCCACGATGAACTTGGCAGCCAGCTGCACGAATTCACCGAACTCCAGGCGACCGGACTCTGGAAAGattatcaatatatatacttagCTAAGGCGTATATACATATTACGGACTAATGATCGGGGCCCGAGACTCTGATGATCATAAATCACTGACAGCTAGAAAGTTGCGCTCATCAGTGGATAGTGAATCATGCTTGGTTTAGTgtaataataatcattataAATAGTCATAAACTTCAAGgtttaatcataaaaaattcatttaattaatattaaaagccTTTGTAAgctttttaaaatgattttttagaACAAGTCTTAGAACATACTGCTCctaaatgtaaagaaaattcttctagcttttaatatatatattattttaatatatattttaatatatatatattatttcagtgTTTTAATAATTGatctacattttttaatatttccttatgttatttgatattattttcgGAAAATTCTTCTCATTATTCCAGTTCTTTCTACTGAAAGCTCTATACGTattatgatttatttgcctatccataattcaaaatgttgctctatttttatcatctatataataaaaaattataatgattatatttttcactgaaacattaattaaaattttctaaactcattattttaattggcttttccttttcaccaaaaagaattttaatgttCGAATATTGAACTGGGTCTATTTTTATGCGAAAAATTcaatcatttaaaataatgtcAATGACTCAATTTCGAcgctatatatgtaaatatataaagggaTCTATCTATAGGCTGAACTTGTACTTACTGTCCTCATCGACCTCCTCGATCAGTTCCTCCAGGATCTTCTTGTCGAAGGGCTGACCTACAATTAAAACCAGCATTAGTACCCTCTACAATCCCAATTCAGGACTCAAGGCAAGGCACTCACCCATCAGGCGCAGGATATCGGCCACCATCTCGGTGGGGATACTGCCAGTCTTCTGGTGATCGAAGCTGTTGAAGGCCTTCTGCAGAACGGCAATCTGCTCGGGGGTAAGATCTTCATCCTTtggcgaaaataaaaataaatcctttTAGTAATCCTTGCGGAACTGGAGAGCCTGAATGTTGAGTGCTTACGACGCTGctcatgttgctgctggtttgGTTTCAAGTCTGACTGATCACTGATATCTCTCGAACCGATCGCCACGGAATATTCGTGCCAACTACGAGGCTGCGCGGATGCGTTTTCCAAAATATAGACCAACATCGCTGAACTTGCCAcgcacacaaaacaaaaagcacaGAGGAGAATCGGAAACACGAACAAGATCGCACGGagtgtttgtgtgtatttgtAGCGCTTTTCCACGTCGCTGCCtgaattttattgttttttagaaaaaacTGTAAATGTGCTATCGGAAAAAGCGAAAATAAAACGACGAGGAGCACGGATCCCGCCGCACTCACAGCCGGAGACTGAATACGAGCCGTATAGTGGTTTTCCATGGCCAGCGAGAGATGTGATGGGATGGGTGGGTCGGGATGGAAGCTGCATGTGTGCTATAGCCGCCTGGCCAGCTATAATGCGATGCGTTGCGcatataaacaatatatactatatatacactcCGATATACATAGTATACCTGCCACCAGATGCACCACAACGAGACGCGACTTGGAGAATTCGCCAATGGTGCGAGGCGTGAATGCGTGCAGTGATTGCCCTGAACTCCAGGGTATAGCAGGTGGGAGGTACCTACTTTCGGGTGGGTTGGCACTGCATTGTCTTTATGACACATAttattgcttaaaaaaataatgagtGCATACTGAGTTTTGgcaccaacaaaaaaataaattaaataaagaataattgcaaaggaaaaaccaactgcatgaaattaaatttattttctcttattttttggcaGGGCTTTTTGGCGAGAATATCTTAAAGTGTTtaccaatttttaaaatatattatacatgtatataaaatattttgacaacTGACATAAATTGGCCATAATTCGAACTTAAAATTCTCGGAAAATTTAAGTGTTGACCTAATAATAATACCTAATTATTAACTATAATTTAGCGTACGTGAGAACTCATAAATGagcattttaataatttattagagACGTAAATCTACTACTTAGTTtgcaaattgttatttttggcatttggAAATTTATAACTTAAAGTAGTTTAAGGATCATAATATTAATCTCTAAAAGCTTACACCAGTTTAAGgtagttatacattttaatttagttagtATTCCTTCTTTAAATGGAATGTTATTTGGgttcttttttaattacaaattaaacgTACCATGAAGAAATACTGGCATACCTCAAAGCACTGCGCTAGAAAATATTGAGTATTAAATATAATGgctctttaatttatattataaagttcagttcagttcttAAATGTATCGAACTCGTTAATTGGATgtcttgaatttaatttaattttattttaaagtgctTCATAGTCTGTTTTCAGCGCCATCTAGCGGAAATAATTGAAATCCAGTTTCGCGGTTATACTATCAACGTAAACAAAGAGTGTGACCAGATATTTTCTACAGCTTAATGCCTAGAATTCCATAACGCGTGAGTGTTTTCAACATCAACACAGCATGGTTCGCATAAAAAACAGGTAAACACAGAAAAACTTGAATTAAactaacaataataacaacaaaatcgaaaaactAGATATATTGCGGTGCAGATAGTGCCCTACGCACCCACAAAGGTGTTGTATCTCAACGATAACACGCTGACAAAATGCCTGCTGCGAAACATTGAAAAGTACTATGGAGTCTACGGACTAGGAATGATCGAGCAGGGATTCAGGGTGAAGTACATCAATGAGAGGACTAAGATAGCCATTATAAGGTGCATGCATGCTGGTCACCGTTTCGTGTCCAGCATATTGCCTCTAATCACATTGGTAAGGCAGAAACGAATCTTTTTTTCTGAACAGTTCAACGAAACCCCTCGATCTTTCCCAGATAGGAGACGTCCGGGCCAAGTTTAGGACTCTCTACATCGGCGCCACCATTATACAATGCAACAAGTTCATCATCAAGCATCAGAAAAAGTTCCTGGACCGCGAAATGGGACAGTTGACGTCCGCCAAGGAACGGCAGGACCTCTTCAAGCGCGTGATGGAGTTCGACATGGACAGATAAGAACACGACCAAGTGGAGGCTACAAAAGATTAGCATAGCgtataattaagtaaatatagTACATAGCTTTCTTGTAGAAAACCGGTGTCCAAATTCGACTAAAAGGTGGAACTTATTTTTGGTATTCAAACTAAACTTCGATGAGGAATTTGCGACTCGGAGTCCGTGCGATCCTGGAATTGGCGAACTGTTTTAATCTCTGCCGGATGTCCGCAAACGTCAGTTTGTTCTTCTTGCTACACACGTTCAGGTAGATGCCCAATACAACTATCAGGCCGGACCACAGATATCTAAGGGGAGAAACAAGAGTTAGATCACAGATCATCATAGTTTATGTTGGGAATACTTACTGCACAGTGAAGGGCTTGCTGAAGAGGATGAAGGAGAAGGCAATGGTCACAGCCTTGCGAGCGGTGGTCACTGTGGCCGCTATGGGAGCGCCACTACTCCGCACCAAAGCGAGCACAAACTGGATGCCCAGATAGCCAGAGAGACTGAACAAGAAGCCGTAGCCAAAGGTTTCCAGGGGGTGCTCCAGGCAGAAGGCGAATCCGCTGAAGAAGTTGCCGGTAACCAGCATGATCACAAAGAGATAAACGAAGCCCAGGCCGTACGAGTAGAAGACCACCTCGCTGCTGGGCGCCTTGAACTCCCGCATGGCTTTCTCCTGGACATTCCCAATGGCGGCGTCGCAGAGCAGGGCGCCCGATATCATGGCCACGCCCAGCAGATTAAAGTTCGGCGTCATCTGGGAGTCGGCTAGCGTAAACCAAGCTAAACCGATGCACATGCAGGTGGCTGCCGCAAAATCCAGCACTCCGTAGCGCTTGCCCTGGATGAGGATGCTGCCCACCAGGACGGGAATCAGCTTGCAGCACTTGAAGATCACCTGCGTGGGGTAGTTCAGGTAGCCCAAGCTGGAGTTGGACAGGCCCATGGTGCCCAGCGTCAGGGCGGCCAGGACAAGGTACGTCTTCATGGGAATGCAACGTGGCTCCGGCTCAATGCTCCAGAAGGATCCTCCGCTCACCCGATATCCCTCGAGGCGACGCTCCACCAGCCCAAAGCCGATGTAATAGCCGAACTGGACGAGGGTGAGGAACCAGCCGTACGGCTTGAATCCCTCCACCGTGAAGATCAGCTCCTGCAGGTAGCCGTATAGGATGTACAGGATGAAGACGCCGGCACAGCTCAGCAGAAACTGGGTAGTGCGGTTGTAGAAGGTGAGGTCGAAGCACAGAATGCGCAGCTCCGGCGGCGACTCTGCAGACGAGGATTTCCGCTGCGGTTGCGGGGAGGCTCCTGCCGTCGCCTGGCCAGCGGCTCCATTAATGCTGATAACACTGCTTCCGGCATTCTCAGCCATTCTGCTGCCCATCGTATGTGGTGAATGTATTAGTAGCTGATTATCACAAAGTTATATGACGGCGGGCGCCGCGTAAATTAATGCCACGCCGCAGTGCGAGGGATGATCGGTGTGCAGGATTGACTTGTCATGCCGCTGGCAGGGTGCCACATCAATTACCCGCTGCCGAGGAGTTTGCGTTCAATCGAGCGACGGGCTGgctataaatatatgttttcttCGTTTGTTTACCTCGAAAAAACTACAATTGTGGATAGTGTGACCGCCGTCGATGAAGCTTTAGGCACTTGGCGTTGCACTGGGCATTTTCCAGCATTTGCGCTCTGGTCACATtacaaaataagaagaaaaagaatAGAGGATAAAAAGTGCCGCTGAAAAAGTGTTAAAAGTAATGTTTTAAGTGAAATTACAAAGTAAAAGTTTGTAAAAACAGCAGCGCAATGGACGTGCAGCCGCCGAGAGGTGAGTGGCGGCCAGGAAAAGCCCGATTAACAATTTTTTCTCCGCCGAGCGGAGTGCACTGCGCCCCCagaacacgcacacacacgctcaAACGATATGCTGCTCACATTTTATGCAaaattttcgcttttttttgcAGATGCCAGTTTACGCAATATTATCGACAAGCTGGCGGAGTTTGTGGCCCGGAACGGGCCTGAATTCGAGGCCATAacgaagcagaagcagcagaacAATCCCAAGTTCGAGTTCCTGTACGGCGGCGAGTATGCCAGCTACTATCAATTCCGGGTGGCAGCGGAGCAAACGCGTGAGTGGCTGAAGCCAGGCCGAAGGAATCTATTGATTACCCATTAATATACTCGCTCCTTCCAGTGCTAAAGCAGCAGGGCATTCCTCAACAAATGCCGCCGGGCACCCAAGGCGGCGGCCACTACATGCAACATCCTCCGCCCATGCAGCAATCCCAGCCGCCTGGCCACTATCCGCCACTCAACCACCAGCAACACCCGCCAGAGAACGCACAAGACAACatgcagcagcaccaacagcagcaatccCAGCACATGTGGCCACCAAACTCGGGCCAAGGTGGACCGCCAAataaccagcagcagcagcaagccaATGGAAATGCCATGGTCATGAACCTAACCTCCCAATTGGATGCCATTAAGCTGCAACAGAAGACGCTGCGGGAACAAATCAAGCAATCCGAAGCGAATCTCTCCGCACAACACACGGTAATTTGACACAGATAACCATCAACGGTCTACTCTACATATTCTTGCAAGCATTTTTCTGAGGGATTAGAGAGCAGCTCGAGTGTTTGAAGGAAAGCCCCCTGtattgtctttattttttactgtCTTTATAATTTCTTGACTTGAAATAATCTTGTAAAAACTTGGGTGCACATTCTTCAATTAAGTATCTGCAATACTACCATCTCGAATTTCACTTGAAATTTCCTGATTTAACGAAAGCAACATTGAGAAATGTTACTGAAACTGCCCCTTGAATCGTTTCTTTCTCTCGATGCAAAAGTTTTAACAACCCTGTTGATTGTCCCACCTTAATTAAATTCCCTTATATTGTATATAAGGAGAACCTAAACCATTTTTCAACTTcgaatttcaaatattataattCGAGGAATATCGTATTAGttattatgaatatatttcttaGAAAAATGGACCCATTTGACggtttaacaaaatataaatttttttttgtcttttcaTAAGTCGCTTTCTTAACTTATGTActatatttacttaaaagaAATTTTCTATATTCGATGTCTTTACAAAGTTACATCACTGACAAGAAATGCTCTTCGAAGTAGCTTACTTCTACAATGATTCCTTCGCGTTTTTCTCGAAACGGACATCCCATGAACTAGGAACTTTGGATAACtcaagtatatatttttgtatactacaaaaaagacaaaaaaaaaaagcaagttctttgaaattaaatgtctaattggctttaaattttt
Proteins encoded:
- the TpnC73F gene encoding troponin C, coding for MSSVDEDLTPEQIAVLQKAFNSFDHQKTGSIPTEMVADILRLMGQPFDKKILEELIEEVDEDKSGRLEFGEFVQLAAKFIVEEDAEAMQKELREAFRLYDKQGNGFIPTTCLKEILKELDDQLTEQELDIMIEEIDSDGSGTVDFDEFMEMMTGE
- the Pop5 gene encoding ribonuclease P/MRP protein subunit POP5; amino-acid sequence: MVRIKNRYIAVQIVPYAPTKVLYLNDNTLTKCLLRNIEKYYGVYGLGMIEQGFRVKYINERTKIAIIRCMHAGHRFVSSILPLITLIGDVRAKFRTLYIGATIIQCNKFIIKHQKKFLDREMGQLTSAKERQDLFKRVMEFDMDR
- the Papst2 gene encoding adenosine 3'-phospho 5'-phosphosulfate transporter 2, which encodes MGSRMAENAGSSVISINGAAGQATAGASPQPQRKSSSAESPPELRILCFDLTFYNRTTQFLLSCAGVFILYILYGYLQELIFTVEGFKPYGWFLTLVQFGYYIGFGLVERRLEGYRVSGGSFWSIEPEPRCIPMKTYLVLAALTLGTMGLSNSSLGYLNYPTQVIFKCCKLIPVLVGSILIQGKRYGVLDFAAATCMCIGLAWFTLADSQMTPNFNLLGVAMISGALLCDAAIGNVQEKAMREFKAPSSEVVFYSYGLGFVYLFVIMLVTGNFFSGFAFCLEHPLETFGYGFLFSLSGYLGIQFVLALVRSSGAPIAATVTTARKAVTIAFSFILFSKPFTVQYLWSGLIVVLGIYLNVCSKKNKLTFADIRQRLKQFANSRIARTPSRKFLIEV